From the Anas platyrhynchos isolate ZD024472 breed Pekin duck chromosome 27, IASCAAS_PekinDuck_T2T, whole genome shotgun sequence genome, one window contains:
- the MYOG gene encoding myogenin (The RefSeq protein has 2 substitutions compared to this genomic sequence), which produces MELFETNPYFFPDQRFYDGENFLGSRLQGYEPAAFPEQPEVALCPESRVALEEKDSSLAEHCPGQCLPWACKICKRKTVSIDRRRAATLREKRRLKKVNEAFEALKRSTLLNPNQRLPKVEILRSAIQYIERLQSLLSTLNQQEREQRDLRYRPAGPQPAAASECGSGSSSCSPEWSTQLEFGTNPTDHLLPDEAAEDRNLHSLSSIVESIAVEDVAVAFQEEQVQN; this is translated from the exons ATGGAGCTCTTCGAGACCAACCCTTACTTTTTCCCGGACCAGAGGTTTTACGACGGGGAAAACTTCTTGGGCTCTCGCCTGCAGGGCTATGAGCCGGCGGCGTTCCCCGAGCGGCCCGAGGTGGCCCTGTGCCCCGAAAGCAGGGTGGCTTTGGAGGAAAAGGACTCATCCCTGGCCGAGCACTGCCCCGGGCAATGCCTGCCCTGGGCTTGTAAGATCTGCAAGCGCAAGACGGTGTCCATCGACCGGCGGCGGGCGGCCACGCTGCGGGAGAAGCGGCGGCTGAAGAAGGTGAACGAAGCCTTCGAGGCGCTGAAGCGCAGCACCCTGCTCAACCCCAACCAGCGGCTGCCCAAGGTGGAGATCCTGCGCAGCGCCATCCAGTACATCGAGCGGCTGCAGAGCCTGCTCAGCACCCTCAACCAGCAGGAGAGGGAGCAGAGGGACCTGCGCTACCGCCCCGCCGGCCCCCAGCCCGCC GCAGCCAGCGAGTGCGGGTCCGGCAGCTCGTCCTGCAGCCCCGAGTGGAGCACCCAGCTGGAGTTTGGCACCAACCCCACGG ATCACCTCCTGCCTGACGAGGCGGCAGAGGACCGCAACCTCCACTCACTCTCCTCCATCGTGGAGAGCATCGCCGTAGAGGACGTGGCCGTGACGTTCCAGGAGGAGCAGGTTCAAAACTGA